The Phoenix dactylifera cultivar Barhee BC4 chromosome 15, palm_55x_up_171113_PBpolish2nd_filt_p, whole genome shotgun sequence genome contains a region encoding:
- the LOC103704224 gene encoding oligopeptide transporter 3-like, which produces MAEKQEVEQERCPVEEVALVVPENDDPSLPVMTFRAWFLGITSCTVLIFLNTFFTYRTQPLTISAILMQISVLPLGRLMASALPNKEVKVFGRWGFNLNPGPFNVKEHTIITVFANCGVSPGGGDAYSIGAITVMKAYYRQSLSFLCGLIIVITTQLLGYGWAGMLRKFLVDPAEMWWPSSLAQVSLFRALHEKDSPSRGPSRMKFFLIFFVGSFLYYVLPGYLFPILTFFSWVCWVWPHSITAQQIGSGYHGLGIGAFTLDWAGISAYHGSPLVTPWFSIINTAVGFIMFIYIIVPLCYWKYNTFDARKFPIFSNQLFTSKGKNYDTTKVLTPQFELNEAAYDGYGKLYLSPLFALSIGSGFARFTATLTHVFLFHGSDIWRRSKSAMNSLKLDVHAKLMKNNYKEVPQWWFLILLAGSAVLSLLMSFVWKEQVQLPWWGMLFAFGLAWLVTLPIGVIQATTNQQPGYDIIAQFLIGYILPGKPIANLLFKIYGRISTIHALSFLSDLKLGHYMKIPPRCMYTAQLVGTIVAGVVNLAVAWWMLENIENICDTDALPSDSPWTCPKYRVTFDASVIWGLIGPSRLFAHGGLYRNLVWLFLIGAVLPVPIWLLSKMYPKKKWIPLINIPVISYGFAGMPPATPTNIASWLITGTIFNFFVLRYRKEWWQKYNYVLSAALDAGTAFMGVLLFLALQNQHIGVHWWGTEVDHCPLASCPTEPGIVVKGCPVF; this is translated from the exons ATGGCTGAGAAGCAAGAGGTGGAGCAGGAAAGGTGCCCAGTGGAGGAGGTGGCCCTGGTGGTGCCGGAGAACGACGACCCCTCTCTCCCGGTGATGACTTTCCGGGCTTGGTTCCTCGGCATAACCTCATGCACCGTCCTCATCTTTCTCAACACCTTCTTCACCTACCGGACCCAGCCGCTCACCATCTCGGCGATCCTGATGCAGATCTCCGTGCTGCCCCTCGGGCGGCTCATGGCGTCGGCGCTCCCCAACAAGGAGGTGAAGGTCTTCGGGAGGTGGGGTTTCAACCTCAACCCGGGGCCGTTCAATGTAAAGGAGCATACCATCATCACGGTGTTCGCCAACTGCGGCGTGTCGCCCGGCGGAGGGGATGCCTACTCTATCGGGGCGATTACGGTGATGAAGGCTTACTACAGGCAGAGCTTGAGCTTCCTGTGTGGCCTTATCATTGTGATTACCACACAG TTGCTAGGCTATGGATGGGCTGGCATGCTGAGGAAATTTTTGGTAGACCCTGCTGAAATGTGGTGGCCTTCTAGCCTGGCTCAAGTTTCCCTCTTCAG AGCTCTCCAtgagaaggattcaccttccagAGGACCAAGCAGGATGAAGTTCTTCCTAATATTCTTTGTTGGAAGCTTTCTCTACTATGTGCTGCCCGGCTATCTCTTCCCCATCCTAACATTCTTTTCATGGGTATGTTGGGTGTGGCCTCATAGCATCACTGCCCAGCAGATTGGATCAGGATACCATGGCCTTGGCATTGGAGCATTTACACTTGATTGGGCTGGAATCTCAGCTTACCATGGTAGCCCTCTGGTGACCCCATGGTTCTCCATTATCAACACTGCTGTTGGCTTCATCATGTTCATCTACATCATAGTGCCCTTGTGTTATTGGAAATACAACACCTTTGATGCCCGCAAGTTCCCTATATTCTCAAATCAGCTCTTCACCTCTAAAGGGAAAAACTATGACACTACCAAGGTGCTGACCCCTCAATTTGAGCTAAATGAAGCGGCGTACGATGGTTATGGGAAGCTCTACCTGAGTCCTCTCTTTGCACTCTCGATAGGATCAGGGTTTGCCAGATTTACTGCAACCCTCACTCATGTCTTCCTGTTCCATGGCAG TGATATCTGGAGAAGGAGCAAGTCAGCAATGAACTCCTTAAAGCTTGATGTCCACGCCAAGCTGATGAAGAACAACTATAAAGAAGTTCCTCAGTGGTGGTTCCTCATCCTACTAGCAGGAAGCGCCGTTCTATCGCTGTTGATGTCTTTCGTGTGGAAAGAGCAGGTGCAGCTGCCTTGGTGGGGCATGTTATTTGCTTTTGGATTAGCTTGGCTTGTAACTCTTCCTATTGGAGTAATTCAAGCAACCACGAATCAG CAACCTGGCTACGATATCATAGCCCAGTTCTTGATCGGCTACATCCTTCCTGGTAAGCCAATAGCTAATCTCCTCTTCAAAATTTACGGGCGAATCAGCACTATCcatgccctctccttcctctctgaTCTCAAACTCGGCCATTATATGAAGATTCCACCAAGGTGCATGTACACTGCTCAG CTTGTAGGAACCATCGTCGCTGGCGTCGTCAACCTTGCAGTGGCATGGTGGATGCTCGAAAACATCGAGAACATCTGCGACACCGACGCATTGCCTTCTGATAGCCCATGGACCTGCCCAAAATACCGTGTCACCTTCGATGCATCTGTTATATGGGGTCTGATAGGCCCAAGCCGGCTCTTTGCTCATGGCGGCCTCTACCGGAACTTGGTGTGGCTGTTCTTAATTGGTGCAGTCCTTCCTGTGCCCATTTGGCTACTGAGCAAGATGTACCCCAAGAAGAAGTGGATCCCTCTTATCAACATTCCGGTCATCTCTTATGGGTTTGCCGGAATGCCTCCTGCAACACCAACCAACATCGCTAGTTGGCTCATTACAGGGACGATCTTCAACTTCTTCGTACTCCGATACCGGAAGGAGTGGTGGCAGAAGTATAACTATGTCTTGTCTGCGGCTTTGGATGCGGGAACTGCATTCATGGGTGTGCTGCTGTTCCTTGCTCTCCAAAATCAGCATATTGGCGTGCATTGGTGGGGGACGGAGGTTGATCACTGCCCCTTGGCATCATGCCCGACCGAGCCGGGGATCGTTGTTAAAGGATGCCCTGTGTTCTGA
- the LOC103704226 gene encoding uncharacterized protein LOC103704226 — protein MKVSAFHPKPHLLHLQKHAHPIRTLPIDSLFLKPKPAATNTSPTSLKSSPKPTLGARPKSPKTIGNEPIKAPTEGIPRWMLLGGVSIGLAFLLLGIDGQQDALALGPEGPLVEEFWENMRRYALYFLTVSTGVIYTIFQPILELLKNPITAILIIIVTVGSAYLVAQVLSAMVGISDFSYKYGY, from the coding sequence aTGAAAGTGTCTGCCTTCCACCCCAAACCTCACCTTCTCCATCTCCAAAAGCATGCCCATCCCATCCGCACCCTCCCAATAGACTCATTATTTCTAAAGCCAAAACCAGCAGCAACAAACACCAGTCCTACGTCCCTTAAGTCCTCTCCCAAGCCAACCCTTGGAGCCAGGCCTAAATCCCCAAAGACCATTGGGAATGAGCCTATAAAAGCTCCCACAGAAGGAATTCCTAGATGGATGCTCTTGGGAGGTGTTTCCATTGGCCTTGCCTTTCTTCTTTTGGGAATTGATGGGCAACAAGATGCCTTGGCTCTGGGGCCTGAGGGGCCCTTGGTGGAGGAGTTCTGGGAAAACATGAGAAGGTATGCACTATACTTCCTTACAGTCAGCACTGGGGTCATATACACCATATTCCAACCCATACTGGAGCTACTGAAGAATCCCATCACTGCAATCCTCATCATCATTGTGACGGTTGGTAGTGCTTACCTTGTGGCTCAGGTGTTGAGTGCCATGGTTGGTATTTCAGATTTTTCTTATAAGTATGGttattga